In Stieleria varia, one genomic interval encodes:
- a CDS encoding IS5 family transposase — translation MSPGKEYASNLTEKQWQLIRRLLPKPKRLGRKPINRREIINAILYWNRTGCQWRYLPSDFPNWNTVYGVFRRWRIDGTWKKIHDKLREKVRKAAGKKPTPTAAIIDSQSVKSAEGGEQCEYDAGKKVTGRKRHIAVDTLGMVLVVVVHAANLQDYEGAHFVFHRIKETYRRLKVVFADSAYGKCGLPAWAKETCRVVLQTVLRPVNVKGFVVLPKRWIVERTFAWLNRHRRLSKDYERLTENSEAAIYIAMIDLMTRRLARAEN, via the coding sequence ATGTCACCAGGCAAGGAATATGCCAGTAACCTCACTGAAAAACAATGGCAATTGATTCGTCGTCTTTTGCCGAAGCCCAAACGTCTTGGGCGAAAGCCAATTAATCGACGAGAGATCATCAATGCGATTCTGTATTGGAATCGGACTGGGTGCCAATGGCGATACTTGCCGAGTGATTTTCCCAACTGGAATACTGTGTACGGGGTTTTCCGACGGTGGCGAATCGACGGCACCTGGAAAAAGATCCACGACAAACTTCGAGAAAAGGTACGCAAAGCTGCTGGGAAGAAGCCCACGCCAACTGCCGCCATCATTGACAGCCAGTCTGTCAAATCCGCTGAGGGTGGTGAGCAATGCGAATACGACGCGGGGAAAAAGGTGACCGGGAGAAAACGCCACATCGCTGTCGATACGCTTGGGATGGTTCTGGTGGTCGTTGTTCATGCTGCAAATCTTCAGGATTACGAAGGAGCACATTTCGTATTTCATCGCATCAAAGAAACGTATCGACGTTTGAAGGTTGTCTTTGCCGACAGTGCCTACGGCAAATGTGGGTTGCCGGCTTGGGCGAAAGAAACCTGCCGAGTGGTACTGCAAACAGTACTCCGTCCGGTCAATGTGAAAGGATTCGTTGTCCTACCAAAGAGATGGATTGTTGAACGCACATTCGCATGGTTAAATCGACATCGTCGGCTTTCAAAAGACTACGAAAGACTCACTGAAAATTCCGAAGCAGCCATCTACATCGCAATGATCGACCTCATGACCCGACGGCTGGCAAGGGCCGAAAACTGA
- a CDS encoding WD40 repeat domain-containing protein has translation MKRYLILIAAVLIISAVSVAMYLHSIHSSHRQVRQTESGNAATDLKETQQFFDEYPHRFGGSCFQFHGDYRHLRFSGDGRMLVSWGEVARLYDMQDLSLVPLTQASNIFSCGFTGDSHLATFHQSKKVVTHSSMPATFRVSPNLAVGAAAFSPIKEQLYLGLASKEPELSQIADGSVRSWSLFTGLEVDEFHPNVGSIEDICVSRGRFVAVRGDAGIVLWDVLSMKGAKIVSADSGTLRLASAAMCFSPDDRFLAVSFPGQMTKVWNTVTAELSLTLKLTPASLHTGATRLPVCFLNNRLIAHAVSKGRILIWDLIDNAEKSSIDTGHPRPVSDIDCVPGGSRLAVLLEDEPRKIRFWSLDSGQEIDPLQGHESIVKKVSYAAQGKRLVTSSTDGTIRVWDTRSGGLIANLRVAKRVFPEFHSPPFSVSADGSRLFSRKASEIIVLNVMDGSEIARFAAGEGAPYSFQFSETSDKLFCLVKEKEVAKPSDIDRYDTRLRCYEAKNGAVEWEIKNLGIFSSGLKVSPDGTIAATKVGPSGRGLIKFWDLETGELIHTLDGGAFEFAERGKSIIVSQYEGSGRIWSTKDWSPIGEPFKLPLAASDLTLSHDGAMLAVTSPRSQFDADVTLWDMISLKKIWERPIVNDSAPSSSNLVFSSDNRFLAGGCTDGTGVEWKLPEIE, from the coding sequence ATGAAGCGATATTTAATTCTTATTGCTGCGGTGCTGATAATCTCGGCGGTTTCTGTTGCTATGTACTTGCATTCGATCCATTCAAGTCATCGGCAAGTTCGTCAGACCGAGTCCGGAAACGCTGCGACCGACTTGAAAGAGACTCAGCAGTTTTTTGACGAGTATCCCCATCGATTCGGAGGCTCCTGTTTTCAGTTTCATGGCGACTATAGGCACCTCCGCTTTTCCGGGGATGGAAGGATGCTCGTGAGCTGGGGAGAAGTCGCCCGCCTTTATGATATGCAGGATTTAAGTCTAGTTCCTTTAACACAGGCATCTAATATATTTTCTTGTGGCTTTACGGGGGACAGCCATCTCGCAACGTTCCATCAGTCCAAAAAAGTTGTCACACATAGCAGCATGCCTGCAACCTTTCGAGTGAGCCCAAACCTCGCCGTGGGTGCCGCGGCATTCTCACCAATTAAAGAGCAACTCTATCTGGGACTCGCCAGTAAGGAACCAGAACTTAGCCAAATTGCAGATGGATCGGTAAGATCATGGAGTCTGTTTACCGGCCTTGAGGTCGATGAGTTTCACCCAAATGTAGGAAGTATAGAAGACATTTGCGTTTCACGCGGTAGGTTTGTAGCGGTGAGAGGTGACGCAGGTATTGTGCTTTGGGATGTGCTGTCCATGAAAGGGGCGAAGATCGTCTCCGCAGACAGCGGCACATTGCGACTTGCTTCCGCAGCAATGTGTTTTTCACCCGACGATCGATTCCTGGCAGTTAGCTTCCCAGGTCAAATGACGAAGGTTTGGAATACGGTTACAGCGGAGCTTTCGCTGACCTTAAAATTAACTCCGGCGTCATTGCACACTGGTGCCACGAGGCTTCCAGTTTGCTTTTTGAACAATCGGTTGATTGCCCATGCTGTTTCTAAGGGTCGGATACTCATTTGGGATCTCATCGACAATGCCGAGAAGTCAAGTATCGATACTGGACACCCAAGGCCAGTCTCTGATATCGACTGTGTACCAGGAGGGAGCAGGCTCGCGGTTCTTTTGGAAGATGAACCCCGAAAAATTCGATTTTGGAGTCTCGATAGCGGACAGGAGATTGATCCGCTTCAGGGACACGAGTCTATCGTAAAAAAGGTGAGCTACGCTGCACAAGGGAAGCGACTTGTTACATCTAGCACCGACGGAACGATTCGCGTGTGGGATACAAGAAGCGGAGGACTAATAGCTAATCTGCGAGTTGCGAAACGAGTGTTTCCTGAGTTCCATTCGCCGCCCTTTTCGGTATCAGCTGATGGAAGCCGACTGTTTTCGAGAAAGGCTTCGGAGATCATCGTACTCAACGTGATGGATGGGAGCGAAATAGCCCGTTTCGCTGCAGGAGAAGGAGCCCCGTATTCATTTCAATTCTCGGAAACGAGCGATAAGCTTTTCTGTCTTGTAAAAGAAAAAGAGGTTGCAAAGCCGTCAGACATAGATCGTTATGATACCAGACTTCGCTGTTATGAGGCCAAAAACGGTGCTGTCGAATGGGAGATCAAGAACCTTGGGATTTTTTCCAGCGGACTTAAAGTGTCTCCGGACGGCACCATCGCTGCGACCAAAGTGGGTCCAAGTGGGCGAGGGTTGATTAAATTTTGGGATCTAGAGACCGGCGAACTCATTCATACATTGGATGGGGGTGCCTTTGAATTCGCGGAGCGAGGGAAGTCAATTATAGTCTCACAATACGAAGGAAGTGGTCGTATTTGGTCGACAAAGGACTGGTCACCCATTGGAGAGCCATTCAAATTGCCTCTTGCAGCATCAGATTTAACTCTGTCACACGACGGCGCAATGCTCGCTGTGACATCTCCCCGCAGTCAATTTGATGCAGATGTCACACTATGGGACATGATCAGTCTCAAAAAAATCTGGGAGCGTCCAATCGTCAATGATTCAGCCCCTTCGTCCAGCAACTTGGTGTTCTCATCTGACAACCGGTTTCTTGCAGGCGGCTGCACGGATGGCACTGGTGTTGAGTGGAAACTTCCTGAGATTGAGTAG